A stretch of DNA from Insulibacter thermoxylanivorax:
TATAACTCTAGATCACAAATTTTTGACTCCTTATTCTGACGCTGATCGCTTTGACTTTATGACCCAATTGTCAACTTCGGGTAAATTCATGGTCATCAGCAACGATCCTGCTTCACAAGTCAGCGATCACCTGCAGGAATTGACAAAGGATCTGGATATGAAGGTCGCAGTTAAACCGATGAGCGAGAACATGGAAGAGTGGTCCCATATCAACGAAAAACTTCAAAGGCGCCAAATATTCTTAGCAGGTATCGTCCTTCTCTGTTCTGCCTTGTCGATAATCTCTACACTGACCGTTTCTATTCTGCTCAGGAAGAAAGAATTTGCGATCCGCATCGCATTTGGCGCAACCAAACGTGAACTGATGATAGGCCTGCTCATTGAAGTGCTGATTGTACAAACCATCGCTGCCATCGTCTCGCTTGCCTATGTCTATTCCGTTAACATGAGTCCGCTTACGAAGGATTTTCATCAGGTTTATCTGATCACCTTAGGTTCGTATTCACTGACCGCTTTAATGTTGTTGATGATTCTTTTCTTATTCATCGTGCTGGTCGTACCGCTATCCATCTTATCTAGATATGAAGCAGCGCCTTTGATGAAGGAGGAAACCGCGTGATTCAGCTAAAACATGTCACGAAGGAATATCAGATTGGGGATGACGTAATTAAGGCATTGGACGATATTACCCTCGATATTCAAGCGGGTGAATTTATCGCGATCATGGGCGTATCAGGATCGGGTAAATCTACGCTGTTAAATATCCTAGGTTGTATGGACCGGCCGTCATCGGGTGAATATTTTCTGGACGGGGTATCGGTCAACCGTCTGAACGACCGGGAGCTTAGCCGGATCCGCAATCGCAAGGTGACCTTTGTCTTTCAACATTTTGCGTTGATGGAAAAGTACACAGCTTATGAGAATATCGAACTTCCCTTGCTGCAGAGAAGATTGTCCAGATCCGAGCGGCGAAAGACGATCATCCAGGCCGCCAGTCAGTTGGGCATTGAAGATCAGTTATCGAAACTTCCGAAACAGATGTCCGGCGGTCAGCAACAACGCGCAGCGATCGCTAGAGCCTTGGCCAGCGGAGCTGAGATCTTGTTAGCCGATGA
This window harbors:
- a CDS encoding ABC transporter ATP-binding protein; amino-acid sequence: MIQLKHVTKEYQIGDDVIKALDDITLDIQAGEFIAIMGVSGSGKSTLLNILGCMDRPSSGEYFLDGVSVNRLNDRELSRIRNRKVTFVFQHFALMEKYTAYENIELPLLQRRLSRSERRKTIIQAASQLGIEDQLSKLPKQMSGGQQQRAAIARALASGAEILLADEPTGALDRKTGETLMSIFHELNQQGKTIIIVTHDPMVAQYASRTIYLSDGRIDQYAV